A section of the Clostridium sp. TW13 genome encodes:
- a CDS encoding ECF transporter S component translates to MERKLSKSKFDTRKLVSVGLLSAISIFLGLSGLGFIPIPPVKATILHVPVIIGAILEGPLAGALVGLFFGLFSMYNAFVTPTPTAFVFWNPLVAVLPRILIGLGSYYIYAIINKALKNKLSGFSIGFAAVCGSLINTIGVLGLAYFIYLDRFAKSLGLTASAGAKAIAWIGVVNGIPEAIVSAVITVPIVLATKKAFKRK, encoded by the coding sequence TTGGAAAGAAAATTATCAAAATCAAAGTTCGATACAAGAAAGCTTGTATCAGTAGGATTGCTTTCTGCAATCTCAATATTTCTAGGTTTATCTGGTTTAGGATTTATTCCTATACCTCCAGTAAAAGCAACTATACTTCATGTGCCAGTAATCATTGGTGCAATACTTGAAGGGCCTTTAGCTGGTGCTTTAGTTGGATTATTCTTTGGCTTATTCAGTATGTATAATGCCTTTGTCACACCAACACCAACTGCTTTTGTATTTTGGAATCCATTAGTAGCTGTGCTTCCTAGAATATTGATAGGACTTGGTAGTTACTATATATACGCAATCATTAACAAAGCTTTAAAAAATAAACTTTCCGGTTTTTCTATAGGCTTTGCAGCAGTATGTGGATCATTAATTAACACTATTGGTGTTTTAGGTCTTGCATATTTTATTTACTTAGACAGATTTGCAAAATCTTTAGGATTAACTGCCTCTGCAGGAGCAAAGGCTATTGCTTGGATAGGTGTTGTTAATGGAATTCCTGAAGCTATAGTTTCAGCAGTTATTACTGTTCCTATAGTTCTTGCAACTAAAAAAGCATTTAAAAGAAAATAA
- a CDS encoding P1 family peptidase, whose product MKEINFVDLEGIKLGHAQNPKGGTGCSVVICEAGASGGVDVRGGSPGTRETDLLNPVEMVDKIHAVVLAGGSAFGLDASSGVMEYLEKHDVGFDVAVTKVPIVCSAVLFDLPCGDSNCRPDKSMGYNACINSETYKDNLNGNIGAGTGATVGKFKGPEYAMKGGLGTYAVQVGDLQVGAIVAVNALGDIYDSESQSFIAGVLNDDKTCLLNTEEIMISQYDKEKNVFKGNTTIGIIVTNANLTKAQANKVASMAHNGYGRAIRPAHTMFDGDTIFTMATNKVDADMNVVGLLAARVMEKAIVNGVKAAETAHNFLSYNNLK is encoded by the coding sequence ATGAAAGAAATTAATTTTGTTGATCTGGAAGGCATAAAACTTGGCCATGCGCAGAATCCCAAAGGCGGTACTGGATGCTCAGTAGTTATTTGTGAAGCTGGTGCATCAGGTGGTGTTGATGTAAGAGGTGGTTCGCCCGGAACCCGTGAAACAGATTTACTAAACCCAGTAGAAATGGTAGATAAAATACACGCAGTAGTTTTAGCTGGTGGTAGTGCCTTTGGTCTTGATGCTTCCTCTGGAGTAATGGAATATCTTGAAAAACATGATGTAGGTTTTGATGTTGCTGTCACAAAGGTACCTATAGTTTGCAGCGCTGTACTTTTTGATTTGCCTTGTGGAGACAGCAATTGCCGTCCTGATAAATCTATGGGGTATAACGCCTGCATAAATTCTGAAACCTACAAAGATAATTTAAACGGAAATATAGGTGCTGGTACTGGTGCTACAGTAGGTAAATTTAAAGGTCCTGAATATGCAATGAAAGGTGGCCTTGGCACCTATGCTGTTCAAGTTGGAGATTTGCAAGTAGGTGCTATAGTTGCTGTAAATGCTTTAGGTGATATATATGACTCAGAATCTCAAAGCTTTATAGCCGGCGTACTTAATGACGATAAGACTTGCCTATTAAACACAGAAGAAATAATGATATCACAATATGATAAGGAAAAGAACGTTTTTAAAGGCAACACTACTATAGGTATTATTGTTACAAATGCCAATCTTACCAAGGCTCAAGCAAACAAAGTAGCCTCTATGGCTCATAATGGTTATGGAAGAGCAATAAGACCTGCTCATACCATGTTTGATGGTGATACAATTTTCACTATGGCTACTAATAAAGTGGATGCTGATATGAACGTAGTTGGCCTTCTTGCTGCAAGAGTTATGGAAAAAGCAATCGTAAATGGAGTTAAGGCAGCTGAAACTGCACATAACTTCTTATCATATAATAATTTAAAATAA
- a CDS encoding histidinol-phosphatase HisJ family protein — MIFDNHMHSEMSSDSKMKIEEILKVQKENNLGVTITEHVDWNYRNPNLFRCDVKAYLKAYEKYRNDTLNLGIEIGLGEEILDKNIETSNNNFDLVLGSIHIVNDKDIFNEFFQEGVTKQAGFEEYFEFTAKCIELYDCFQVLSHLDYPSRYAPFKDPEMYYEDFSDHIDTVLRTLIRKDKVLELNTRRLNDKTAFNNLNTILKRYYDLGGRYISLGSDAHKPQDIMNNFEAGLTMLNSLNLTPVTFREKKLIPLNIK, encoded by the coding sequence ATGATATTTGATAATCACATGCATAGCGAAATGTCCTCAGATTCTAAAATGAAAATAGAAGAAATCCTAAAAGTACAAAAAGAAAATAATCTAGGAGTTACAATCACAGAACATGTTGATTGGAATTATCGAAATCCTAATTTATTTAGATGTGATGTAAAAGCTTATTTAAAAGCTTACGAAAAATATAGAAATGACACTTTAAACCTTGGAATTGAAATAGGTCTTGGAGAAGAAATTTTAGACAAAAATATTGAAACTTCAAACAATAATTTTGACCTTGTTTTAGGTTCAATCCATATTGTAAATGACAAAGATATATTCAATGAATTTTTTCAAGAAGGTGTAACCAAACAAGCTGGTTTTGAAGAATACTTCGAATTCACTGCAAAATGCATTGAACTATACGACTGCTTTCAGGTTTTATCTCACTTAGACTACCCTAGTAGATATGCTCCATTTAAAGATCCAGAAATGTATTATGAAGACTTCAGTGATCACATTGACACTGTATTAAGAACTTTGATAAGAAAAGATAAGGTTCTAGAATTAAATACTCGTAGACTTAATGACAAGACTGCTTTCAATAATTTAAATACAATTTTAAAAAGGTATTATGACTTAGGCGGAAGATATATATCCTTAGGATCTGATGCTCATAAGCCACAAGATATCATGAATAATTTTGAAGCAGGATTAACTATGTTAAACTCATTAAATCTTACACCTGTTACCTTTAGAGAGAAAAAGCTTATTCCGCTAAATATTAAATAA